The nucleotide sequence TGGAGGCGGGCGAGAAGGTGGCGCGCGACGGCTACGACGTCGTCCCCTTCAAGGTGTCGCACGGGGGGAAGGCGTTCGGCTGGGCCATCGTGGAGCACGAGCGCCTGGGCCGCTTCAACGCCGCGAAGGCGCGCGAGATGGGGATCCCCGAGGGCCCGCTGTGGGGGAAGCTGCACCACGGCGAGTCCGTGGAGGTCGACGGGCGCGTGATCACCCCGGCGGACGTCGTCGGGGCGCCGCGCGCCGGGCGCAAGCTGGTGATCAGCGGCGACACGCGCCCCTGCCAGTCCACGCGCGAGATCGCCGCGAACGCCGACCTGCTGATCCACGAGGCCACCTTCGCGCAGGACGAGGCCGAGCGCGCCGCGCACACCGGCCACTCCACCGCCCGCGAGGCAGCCGAGGTGGCCGCGAGCGCCGGCGTCCTGCGGCTCGTCCTCACCCACTTCTCCCCCCGCTACGCCGACGACCCGCGCTGGCTGGAGAAGGAGGCGCGCGCCGTCTTCCCCGAAGTGACGGCCGCCTACGACGGGCTGACGATCGAGGTGCCCTTCCGGCCGGAGTGACGGGGCGTGCGGATCATCGCATCGACACGGGCCCGCTCCCTCCACGGAAGCGGGCCCGTTCGCGTGCGGAGGTGCTTGCGGCGTGCGGGGATTCCAGCCTACATAGCGAACGCGTCCGGAATCGATTCGACGATTACGGGGATTTGGATGGACGAGCGAGAGATTGAGACCCGCCGCGTGCTGCGCCACTTCGTGGCGGCGCTCGCGTACCGCACGCAGAAGGCGCTGCGCGATGCGCCGCCGGAGTTCGCGGACTTCCACGCGGGCGCCGGCGCGCGTACGCCGCGCGAGCTCGTGCGCCACATGGCCAGCGTGCTCGGTTACGCGCGCACGTTCTTCGTCGGCGGCGTCTACCAGGCGGAGCCGCTGGAAAGCTTCGAGGCGGAGATCGAGCGCTTCCACGCCATGGTCGCGGACGTCTCGCAGCACCTCGCGCGAGGCGACGCGCTGAACGGGCTCACCTTTGACCAGCTGCTGCAGGGGCCGTTCTCGGACGCGATGACGCACGCCGGCCAGATCGCGATGCTGCGGCGGCTGGCGGGCGCGCCGGTGGCGTCGGAGAACTTCCTCTTCGCCGACATCTCCGCGGACCGGCTCGGCTCGTCGCAGGCCCTCCCGTCGGCGCCTGATCCCGCGTGGATGGGCGCGGTGGTGCGCGGCGCGTGGCGCATCGCGCGGTGGCAGGCGCGGGTGACGGAGCGGCTGCGGCGCGCGCGCGGACGCTGACTCTCACCGATCGACATTCATCCCCATCCCCTCAACATTGAACCGCCTCGACAAATTCATCGCCGCGCACCGGGAGATGATCCGCCGCGCGCTGCTCGTCGCCGCCCTCGCGCTACCGGCGCTGGCGATCGTGGGAGCGGTGCTGATTTGGGCGCGCGTCGTCGACCTGGGGGCGCGCTCCGACGCGGCGGCGACGTTCCTGGTGCTGTACTACGGACCGTTGTTCGTCGCCGCGCCGCTCTGGGTGCGCGAGCGGCTGGACCTCGGCGGCTGGGCGCGCATCGTCGACGGGGGCGTGCTGGTCCTGGCGTTCGCGCGGATGACGGGCGGTGAGGTCCTGCCTTACTCCGGCCATATGCTCTTCCTCACCTACTCGCTGCTCGCGACTCCCATTTCCGCGCGCTATCGTCTGCTCGCGGTTGCGCTGCTGGCGGAGACGACCGTGTTCAAGCTCTGGATCTGGCGCGACTGGAGATCGTGGCCGCTGGGCTTGATTCTCGGCCTTGCCGCCGCCTTCATGTGGTGGGCGTCCAATCGCGGACGCGGGCCGGAGGAGACGCTACAGCCGGGAAAGGAGACGGCACGATGACCGACACGTCGCCGCAGGCGCAGCTCGACGGGTTCCTGGCGAAGTACACGCCGGAGGTCACGGCGGAGGCGGTGGCCGCGCTCGAGCGGCTGCGCGCGCAGGTGCCCGGCGCGGTGGAGATGGTGTACGACAACTACAACGCGCTGGTGATCGGCTTCGGCGCCACGGAGAAGGCATCGGAGGCGGTGCTTTCGATCGCGGTGATGCCGCGGTGGGTCACGCTCTGCTTCCTCACCGGGACGAAGATCCCCGATCCGCACGGCCTGCTGCAGGGCTCCGGAAACGTCGCCCGGCACGTGAAGCTCGGCTCGGCCGCGGACGTCGACCGCCCCGAGATCCGCGAGCTGATCGGCCACGCGGTCGCATCATCCCCCCAGCCGTTCGACACCGGCGGCCCCGGGCGGATGGTGATCAAGTCCATCTCCGCGAAGCAGCGACCGCGGCGGCCGGCGGAGAAGGGTGTTCCCCCGCCGCGTCCATCCTGATCCGCACGCCCATCTCCATCCCCCGACACCCCGTTGTCGAATTCCGGCTCCCCTGGACGACTATCCGGCGACCACGGCCGTTCACACCCGTTCCGGAGGGGAGCCATGAAGTACCTGTGCCTGATCTACGACGACGAAGCGCGGCTGGCGGCGCGCACGCCCGACGAGGCGGCCGCGTTCACGCGCGAGTACATGGAGTTCACGCAGGGGCTGCGCGACGGCGGCCACCACCGCGCAGGCGAGGCGCTGCAGCGCACGGACACGGCGACGACGGTGCGCGTCCGCGACGGGCGGGTGTCGTCCACCGACGGGCCGTTCGCGGAGACGAAGGAGCAGCTGGGCGGCTTCTACCTGGTCGAGGCGCGCGACCTGAACGACGCCATCCAGGTGGCGGCGCGCATCCCCTCCGCGCGCTACGGCAGCGTGGAGGTGCGCCCCGTGGTCGACTTCTCCCGACCGTAGCGGGTCCGCGTCACGGGGATGTCGATTTCGGGCATCCCCGGACGACCATCTGTGCCCACATCCCCATCACCCCGCTTACGGGAGATCGAAATGCGCTACCTGTGCCTGATCTACGACGAGGAAGCCAAGCTCGCGGCGATGCCGCAGGAAGAGTCGCAGGCGTTCATGCGCGAGTACTTCGGGTTCACCAACGGCGTCCGCGAGAGCGGCCACTACGTCGCCGGCGAGGCGCTGCAGCCGGTGGCGACGGCCACGACGGTGCGCGTCCGCGACGGCCGGGTGTCGGCCACGGACGGGCCGTTCGCGGAGACGAAGGAGCAGCTGGGCGGGTTCTACCTGATCGAGGCGCGCGACCTGGACGACGCCATCCAGGTGGCGCAGCGGATCCCGTCCGCGCGCACCGGGAGCATCGAGATCCGCCCGGTGGTGGACTTCAGCCAGCAGCGGCCGTCGTCGTGACGGGGGTGGACCGGGATGCGGCCGGGCGCGCGCGCGAGGCGGTGGACGCCGTCTACCGCACCGACTCGCGCCGCGTCCTGGCCACGCTCATCCGCCTGCTGGACGGCGACTTCGACCTGGCCGAAGAGGCGCTGCACGACGCGTTCGCCGCGGCGCTGCAGCGCTGGCCGCGCGACGGCATCCCCGCCAACCCGCGCGCGTGGCTCGTCTCCGCCGGCCGCTTCAAGGCGATCGACGCGATGCGGCGCCGCGCCCGCTTCGACGCGCGCCTGGCCGACGTCGCCGAGCACCTGGCTTCCAGCCGCACCGATCAGGAGCTGGGGGATGAAGATGGCGTCGAGGACGACCGGCTGCGGCTCGTCTTCACCTGCTGCCACCCCGCCCTGGCGCCCGACGCGCGGATCGCGCTGACGCTGCGCGAGGTCTGCGGGCTGACCACGGAGGAGATCGCGCGCGCGTTCCTGGTTCCCGCGCCCACGCTGGCGCAGCGGATCGTGCGCGCGAAGGCCAAGATCCGCGACGCGCGCATCCCCTACCGGGTGCCGCAGCGCGCCGACCTGGCCGAGCGGCTGGACGGCGTGCTGCACGTGGTCTATCTCGTGTTCAACGAGGGATATTCGGCCTCGTCGGGAGATTCGCTCACGCGCCCGGACCTTTCCGGCGAAGCGATCCGTCTCGGCCGGCTGCTGGTCGAGCTCCTCCCCGAGCCCGAGGCCGAGGGACTGCTTGCGCTGATGCTGCTGCACGAGTCGCGGCGCGCCGCGCGCACCACGGCGGACGGCGAGCTGGTGCTGCTGGACGAGCAGGACCGCGCGCTGTGGGACCGCGCGCTGATCGCGGAAGGGTGCGCGCTGGT is from Longimicrobium sp. and encodes:
- a CDS encoding DUF1801 domain-containing protein yields the protein MTDTSPQAQLDGFLAKYTPEVTAEAVAALERLRAQVPGAVEMVYDNYNALVIGFGATEKASEAVLSIAVMPRWVTLCFLTGTKIPDPHGLLQGSGNVARHVKLGSAADVDRPEIRELIGHAVASSPQPFDTGGPGRMVIKSISAKQRPRRPAEKGVPPPRPS
- a CDS encoding YciI family protein; protein product: MKYLCLIYDDEARLAARTPDEAAAFTREYMEFTQGLRDGGHHRAGEALQRTDTATTVRVRDGRVSSTDGPFAETKEQLGGFYLVEARDLNDAIQVAARIPSARYGSVEVRPVVDFSRP
- a CDS encoding RNA polymerase sigma factor, whose translation is MTGVDRDAAGRAREAVDAVYRTDSRRVLATLIRLLDGDFDLAEEALHDAFAAALQRWPRDGIPANPRAWLVSAGRFKAIDAMRRRARFDARLADVAEHLASSRTDQELGDEDGVEDDRLRLVFTCCHPALAPDARIALTLREVCGLTTEEIARAFLVPAPTLAQRIVRAKAKIRDARIPYRVPQRADLAERLDGVLHVVYLVFNEGYSASSGDSLTRPDLSGEAIRLGRLLVELLPEPEAEGLLALMLLHESRRAARTTADGELVLLDEQDRALWDRALIAEGCALVEHALRSRRFGPYALQAAIAAVHAEAATAEATDWPQIVGLYDVLLRADPSPVVELNRAAAIAMRDGPAAGLALADAILARGDLDDYHLAHAARADLLRRLGRVDEARAAYERALALARQEPERRFLSRRLTQLDG
- a CDS encoding MBL fold metallo-hydrolase, with product HLHADHFLGVIGLLRTLGLQAREEPVDLWAPRGTEPILKAAVELGVERVPFEVRINGVEAGEKVARDGYDVVPFKVSHGGKAFGWAIVEHERLGRFNAAKAREMGIPEGPLWGKLHHGESVEVDGRVITPADVVGAPRAGRKLVISGDTRPCQSTREIAANADLLIHEATFAQDEAERAAHTGHSTAREAAEVAASAGVLRLVLTHFSPRYADDPRWLEKEARAVFPEVTAAYDGLTIEVPFRPE
- a CDS encoding YciI family protein, encoding MRYLCLIYDEEAKLAAMPQEESQAFMREYFGFTNGVRESGHYVAGEALQPVATATTVRVRDGRVSATDGPFAETKEQLGGFYLIEARDLDDAIQVAQRIPSARTGSIEIRPVVDFSQQRPSS